One Puniceicoccus vermicola genomic region harbors:
- a CDS encoding ribonucleotide-diphosphate reductase subunit beta, whose protein sequence is MESSYTIGDRTFVLDKDKAEEAFAAKKIILGRETMTFNLLPLKYSWAYDLYRTMKANHWEPEDIPMQKDVEQWRSSSELSEVDRWIIMMGLGYFSAAEGIVGDNIIHVVRELVTAPELKLVLGRHAHEENIHADSLLYMISSLGVNPHECEAMFEQIDTIRKKNEFVTKTSLGLRRDLDLHQIENKQLFAKNLFVFGQCMEGTQFYGLFGMILSLYRQNKFPGIGQMFRYTLRDESNHIELCRNLLMDLVDENPEVWTKEFKQEMVDLMTEAVDLEKEFIRDCLPVNALGLSSEEFLQYIDYIADRRLEGVGLDPLNPGIQNPFPWLAEMMDIQKEQNFFEGRVTEYQKSSSLSAVDDDEL, encoded by the coding sequence ATGGAATCCTCTTACACCATCGGCGATCGCACCTTTGTTCTCGATAAAGACAAGGCAGAAGAAGCATTTGCAGCCAAGAAGATCATTCTCGGCCGCGAGACCATGACCTTCAACCTCCTCCCGTTGAAGTACAGTTGGGCTTATGATCTCTACCGGACGATGAAGGCGAACCATTGGGAGCCGGAAGATATTCCGATGCAGAAGGACGTCGAACAATGGCGTTCCTCAAGTGAACTCTCCGAAGTTGATCGCTGGATTATCATGATGGGCCTCGGCTATTTCTCCGCCGCCGAGGGGATCGTGGGGGACAACATCATTCACGTCGTTCGCGAGTTGGTCACCGCTCCCGAGCTGAAGCTGGTTCTCGGTCGTCACGCCCACGAAGAGAATATCCACGCCGACAGCCTCCTGTACATGATTAGCTCCCTCGGAGTGAACCCGCACGAGTGCGAGGCCATGTTCGAGCAGATCGACACCATTCGGAAGAAAAACGAGTTCGTCACCAAGACCTCTCTCGGTCTCCGTCGTGACCTCGACCTGCACCAGATCGAAAACAAGCAGCTCTTCGCGAAAAACCTATTTGTCTTCGGGCAGTGCATGGAAGGAACCCAGTTCTACGGGCTCTTCGGCATGATTCTCAGCCTCTACCGCCAGAACAAGTTCCCCGGCATCGGGCAGATGTTCCGCTACACACTGCGCGATGAGTCGAACCACATCGAGCTTTGCCGCAATCTGCTCATGGACTTGGTGGACGAGAATCCGGAAGTCTGGACCAAAGAGTTCAAGCAAGAGATGGTCGATCTGATGACTGAAGCGGTCGATCTCGAGAAAGAGTTCATCCGCGATTGCCTCCCGGTGAACGCTCTGGGCCTGAGTTCTGAGGAATTCCTGCAGTACATCGACTACATTGCCGACCGCCGCCTCGAAGGGGTAGGCCTCGACCCGCTCAATCCCGGCATTCAGAATCCTTTCCCTTGGCTCGCCGAAATGATGGACATTCAGAAGGAGCAAAACTTCTTCGAAGGCCGCGTCACCGAATACCAAAAATCCTCTTCCCTCTCCGCCGTCGACGACGACGAACTCTAA